One genomic segment of Sphingobium herbicidovorans includes these proteins:
- a CDS encoding ArdC family protein, whose product MTRKPSAQPSEVARIDVYQEVTNQIITLLEAGSRPWSPRWGSGAASLPLRHEGTAYRGVNVLLLWSASMSRGYTNPYWMTYRQASELGGQVRKGEKGNLVVHAGTFTPMGEAEQEREGEEGEDRARSYLKKYVVFNVEQIDGLDMSQYPVPVVEVKNRDQRDAELDAAFARYGVPYTEGSNEAYYMPATDSIRMPLFADFKSGNAFYATLAHETVHSSGHKSRLDRETLYQYRKSTAIRATEELVALSGQSAPHGTLQ is encoded by the coding sequence ATGACCCGCAAGCCTTCCGCCCAACCTTCCGAGGTCGCGCGTATCGACGTTTACCAAGAGGTGACCAACCAGATCATCACCCTGCTGGAGGCGGGCAGCCGCCCATGGTCACCCAGATGGGGCTCCGGCGCCGCATCGCTTCCGCTCCGGCACGAGGGGACCGCATATCGTGGCGTGAACGTCCTTCTGCTTTGGTCTGCGTCCATGTCGCGCGGATACACCAATCCCTATTGGATGACGTACAGGCAGGCCAGCGAGCTGGGTGGGCAGGTCAGGAAGGGCGAGAAGGGCAATCTTGTTGTCCATGCCGGCACCTTCACGCCAATGGGTGAAGCCGAGCAGGAAAGGGAAGGGGAGGAGGGCGAAGACCGCGCCCGTTCCTATCTGAAAAAATATGTCGTGTTCAATGTCGAGCAGATCGACGGCTTGGACATGAGCCAATATCCCGTTCCAGTCGTCGAAGTGAAAAATCGCGATCAGCGTGACGCCGAGCTTGATGCCGCCTTCGCTCGCTATGGTGTCCCCTATACCGAGGGCAGCAACGAAGCCTATTATATGCCTGCTACCGATAGTATTCGGATGCCGTTGTTCGCAGACTTCAAAAGCGGCAATGCATTCTACGCAACCTTAGCGCATGAGACGGTCCACTCGAGTGGTCATAAGTCCCGCCTCGATCGTGAGACATTGTACCAATACAGGAAAAGCACTGCAATCCGGGCCACCGAGGAACTGGTAGCCTTATCTGGACAGTCTGCACCGCATGGCACTTTGCAGTAG
- a CDS encoding tyrosine-type recombinase/integrase: MSIISVCERREAKGLDAHVPLILRDDALYDPDLDRFFLDLPLSGVRSRHSLRACAYDVAVWLRFLDAFGKTVWTATRDDVVAYHRERRRDEADNRITAASWNRAVASLDRLYRWGEQQGLIAEAPFSRRAVWRPAQGGRRGMIAARNDAYERVARRSDVRFVPMDDYRIFREVGLRGLAPDGTERPGARDRNGLRNALFADLLVTTGLRLEEASCLLAAELTAIDREDGDGQQLWLPLPPPLTKGDRGRSVLVPRRLLRQIAAYVAVERAAGVAKFAARDGAASFERPIPVTRAGLDRMRDICTPEERCRLILCDEDGTLREPAALWLTEVGQPVRPNSWEVIFTRACKRCAENGFPLSISPHQLRHTFAVHMLALLIQQRLREAALPAGAVESYRLILGDPLQQVQRLLGHASLTTTYIYLDHIATRADTVDAAVEELLALLPGPQGA; encoded by the coding sequence ATGTCGATCATCTCTGTCTGCGAGCGTCGCGAGGCCAAGGGTCTCGATGCGCATGTGCCGCTGATCTTGCGCGACGACGCGCTTTACGATCCCGATCTGGATCGCTTCTTTCTCGACCTGCCGCTGTCGGGCGTCCGCTCGCGGCACTCGCTTCGCGCCTGTGCCTACGATGTCGCGGTCTGGCTTCGCTTTCTCGATGCCTTTGGCAAGACCGTGTGGACTGCGACCCGCGACGATGTGGTCGCCTATCATCGTGAGCGACGCCGCGACGAGGCTGATAACCGGATCACGGCGGCAAGCTGGAACCGGGCCGTCGCCAGTCTCGATCGCCTCTACCGCTGGGGCGAGCAGCAAGGGCTGATCGCCGAGGCGCCGTTCAGCCGCCGTGCCGTGTGGCGACCGGCGCAGGGCGGCCGTCGCGGCATGATCGCGGCGCGCAACGACGCCTATGAACGTGTCGCGAGGCGGTCGGATGTTCGGTTCGTCCCGATGGACGACTACCGCATTTTCCGTGAGGTCGGCCTGCGCGGTCTCGCCCCTGACGGCACCGAGCGCCCTGGCGCGCGCGATCGGAACGGGCTGCGCAACGCGCTGTTCGCCGATCTTCTCGTCACCACCGGCCTGCGCCTCGAAGAGGCGTCGTGCCTGCTCGCTGCCGAGCTCACGGCGATCGACCGCGAAGACGGTGATGGACAACAACTTTGGCTGCCTCTCCCGCCGCCGCTCACCAAGGGCGACCGAGGACGCAGCGTTCTGGTCCCGCGCCGGCTGCTTCGTCAGATCGCCGCCTATGTCGCCGTCGAACGGGCCGCAGGCGTTGCCAAGTTTGCCGCGCGCGATGGCGCGGCCAGTTTTGAGCGACCGATCCCTGTCACTCGCGCCGGTCTCGACCGCATGCGGGATATCTGCACCCCGGAGGAACGATGCCGCCTGATCCTGTGTGATGAGGATGGAACGCTCCGGGAGCCGGCGGCGCTATGGCTGACCGAGGTCGGGCAACCTGTCCGTCCCAACTCGTGGGAGGTGATCTTCACTCGGGCCTGCAAGCGGTGCGCGGAGAACGGTTTTCCGCTGTCGATCAGCCCGCACCAGCTTCGCCACACCTTCGCAGTCCATATGCTCGCGTTGCTGATCCAGCAGCGACTACGCGAAGCCGCATTGCCGGCGGGGGCGGTAGAGAGCTACCGGCTGATCTTGGGCGACCCGCTGCAACAGGTGCAACGCCTGCTCGGCCACGCGAGCCTTACGACCACCTATATCTACCTCGACCATATCGCGACCCGCGCCGATACGGTCGACGCAGCCGTAGAGGAGCTACTCGCGCTGCTGCCGGGACCGCAGGGCGCATGA